The proteins below come from a single Papaver somniferum cultivar HN1 chromosome 11, ASM357369v1, whole genome shotgun sequence genomic window:
- the LOC113322721 gene encoding peptidyl-prolyl cis-trans isomerase PASTICCINO1-like, whose protein sequence is MINEDQDQGFASKKKKSPLEEENEKRRKKIVEGSLMKAEIRPGGGTATPVDGNQIIYHCTVRTLEGVVVESTRTECGGKGYPVRQILGKSKMILGLLEGISTMLKGEVAMFKMKPEMHYGEVDCPVTTSETFPKHDELHFEIELLDFSKVKVITDDFGVVKKVIDEGEGWESPREPYEVKACISAKASNGKQIVLKTQGEPFFFTFGKDEVPKGLEMGIGTMARGEKATIFVSNHYLSESSFMPDVVGFEDVQFDVELVHFIQVRDMLGDGRLIKRRIRDGKGEFPMDCPLQDSLLRVHYKGMLLDEQKTVFYNTRVDNGGQHVEFGSGEGLVPEGIEMCVRLMLPGEVALVTCPPDYAYDKFARPATVPEGAHVQWEIELLGFEMPKDWTGLSFNSIMEEADKIKSTGNRLFKEGKFELAKAKYEKLLREYNHVNPQDDEEGKIFANSRNSLHLNVAACYLKMGECKKSIEACNKVLEASPGHVKALYRRGMAYMSAGDFEEARSDFKKMVTIDKSLEPDATAALKKLKQKEQEVEMKAKKQFKGLFDKKPGEIADAGTELGKDEKAENDENLKRGNDASQDQEKEVEEEEDEEEAPQPQRGLFSRIWPVGSRVFSALGLQRCSIL, encoded by the exons ATGATCAATGAGGATCAGGATCAAGGGTTTGCTTCTAAAAAGAAGAAATCACCGCTTGAGGAAGAGAATGAGAAGAG GAGAAAGAAAATTGTGGAGGGAAGTTTGATGAAAGCTGAGATTAGACCTGGAGGTGGTACTGCAACACCTGTAGATGGAAATCAG ATTATTTACCATTGTACAGTTCGAACGTTGGAGGGTGTTGTTGTTGAATCTACAAGAACAGAATGTGGAG GCAAAGGATATCCTGTAAGACAAATCCTGGGAAAAAGCAAGATGATTCTGGGACTTTTAGAAGGAATTTCGACCATGTTGAAGGGTGAAGTAGCAATG TTCAAAATGAAACCTGAAATGCACTATGGAGAAGTTGATTGTCCTGTTACTACTTCAGAAACCTTCCCCAAGCATGATGAACTTCATTTTGAGATTGAGTTATTAGATTTTTCTAAAGTCAAG GTCATTACTGAtgattttggagttgtaaaaaag GTAATAGATGAGGGAGAGGGATGGGAATCCCCAAGGGAACCATATGAAGTAAAAGCATG CATTTCTGCAAAGGCGAGCAATGGAAAACAAATTGTTTTGAAGACACAAGGAGAAccatttttctttacttttggaAAAGATGAG GTACCTAAAGGTCTTGAGATGGGCATTGGAACAATGGCGCGTGGTGAGAAAGCAACAATATTTGTTAGCAACCATTACTTATCTGAATCTTCTTTCATGCCAGATGTAGTAGGTTTCGAAGATGTCCAGTTTGACGTGGAATTAGTTCACTTTATTCAG GTAAGAGACATGCTTGGTGATGGTCGTCTCATAAAGCGTCGTATTCGTGATGGAAAAG GTGAATTTCCCATGGATTGCCCTCTTCAAGACAGTCTATTACGTGTTCATTACAAGGGTATGCTTCTTGATGAACAAAAGACAGTGTTTTATAATACACGAGTTGACAATGGTGGTCAGCATGTGGAATTCGGTTCAGGGGAAGGGCTT GTGCCTGAGGGGATTGAAATGTGTGTTCGCCTGATGCTTCCTGGAGAGGTAGCTCTTGTCACATGCCCTCCAGATTATGCTTATGACAAGTTCGCAAG GCCTGCAACTGTTCCTGAAGGTGCTCATGTTCAGTGGGAAATTGAGCTTCTTGGTTTTGAGATGCCAAAG GACTGGACTGGTCTAAGCTTCAATAGTATCATGGAAGAAGCAGACAAAATAAAGAGCACG GGAAATAGACTTTTTAAAGAGGGAAAGTTTGAACTAGCCAAGGCGAAGTATGAAAAG CTGCTTCGAGAATATAATCATGTCAATCCGCAAGATGACGAGGAAGGGAAAATATTTGCGAACTCAAGG AATTCTTTGCATCTAAATGTGGCTGCTTGCTACCTGAAAATGGGTGAATGCAAAAAATCTATCGAGGCATGTAACAAG GTTTTAGAAGCAAGTCCTGGACATGTGAAGGCTCTATATCGTCGTGGTATGGCGTACATGTCAGCTGGAGATTTTGAGGAAGCTAGGAGTGATTTTAAGAAG ATGGTAACCATTGACAAGTCCTTGGAACCTGACGCGACAGCAGCTCTTAAAAAGCTCAAGCAAAAGGAACAG GAAGTTGAGATGAAGGCTAAAAAGCAATTTAAAGGTCTGTTTGACAAGAAGCCTGGGGAAATTGCTGATGCTGGAACTGAATTGGGCAAAGATGAGAAAGCTGAAAATGATGAAAACCTTAAACGTGGCAACGATGCTTCACAAGATCAAGAAAAGGAAGTCGAAgaagaggaagacgaagaagaagctCCACAGCCTCAAAGGGGTTTGTTCAGCAGGATTTGGCCTGTTGGTAGTAGAGTATTTTCTGCACTTGGTTTACAAAGATGTTCCATATTATAA